The Allofrancisella frigidaquae genome has a segment encoding these proteins:
- the rbfA gene encoding 30S ribosome-binding factor RbfA — protein MATEGRVQRVASELKKVISLLLRSKIKDSKLASATVTEVEVSKDLSFAKVYYTCLIPEDTAYISKAFVKSKGFFRSSIAKSLSLRVVPDLKFIYDSSLDYGMQMEEKISKALDADAKFISQNDDSLEDNYRKPKDDDVEKLR, from the coding sequence ATGGCAACAGAAGGTAGAGTGCAAAGGGTAGCAAGTGAGCTTAAGAAAGTGATATCTTTGCTATTACGTTCTAAGATTAAGGATTCAAAGCTAGCAAGTGCAACGGTTACAGAAGTAGAAGTTTCTAAGGATTTATCTTTTGCAAAAGTGTATTATACGTGTTTGATTCCAGAAGATACCGCTTATATTTCAAAAGCCTTTGTAAAGTCAAAAGGTTTTTTTAGATCATCTATTGCAAAGTCATTGAGTTTAAGGGTGGTTCCGGATCTTAAATTTATTTATGATAGTTCCCTTGATTATGGTATGCAAATGGAAGAAAAAATTTCAAAAGCCCTGGATGCAGATGCCAAATTTATAAGTCAAAATGATGATTCATTGGAAGATAACTACCGAAAACCTAAAGATGATGACGTAGAGAAATTAAGATAG
- the hisS gene encoding histidine--tRNA ligase yields the protein MSKFTIVRGFNDILPNDSYKWQYLESQIREILDQYNYNETRLPILEKSELFHRSVGETSDIVSKETYDFTDRNGDSLTLRPEGTAGCVRMVLENNLINRGQTQKLWYCGPMFRYERPQKGRYRQFYQLGVEAYGFDGIAIDLEVISIVWNLFKKLGLVDHITLELNSLGSSLDRQRYTKALLDYLKPFHDQLDDDSIKRLAKNPLRILDSKVSTTQKILENAPKLMDFIETELLERFQQTCQYVESLGIKYTVNKNLVRGLDYYSGLVFEWTTDKLGAQSAVCAGGRYDKLIDDLGGQSSGAIGFAIGIERLLLLLETLGKLPSQNSVCDVFFILEKESLYKTLALVDYIRYELSSLKFDMDLKFGSFKSQFKKADKSGAKIAVIIGSEELEKRQAVIKYLQENKPQHQVGFEELINFLEK from the coding sequence ATGAGTAAATTTACTATTGTCCGGGGTTTTAATGATATTCTACCTAACGATAGTTATAAGTGGCAATATCTAGAGTCACAGATAAGAGAGATTTTAGACCAATATAACTATAATGAAACTAGGCTGCCGATTCTAGAGAAAAGTGAATTATTCCATAGAAGCGTTGGTGAGACATCAGATATTGTTTCAAAAGAAACTTATGATTTTACTGATAGAAATGGTGATAGTCTAACTTTGCGTCCTGAAGGTACAGCAGGATGTGTTAGAATGGTTCTAGAGAATAATCTTATAAATAGAGGGCAAACCCAAAAACTTTGGTATTGTGGTCCAATGTTTAGATACGAAAGGCCACAAAAAGGAAGATATAGGCAGTTTTACCAACTTGGGGTAGAAGCTTATGGGTTTGATGGTATAGCTATAGATTTAGAAGTTATATCTATAGTTTGGAATTTATTTAAAAAACTTGGGTTGGTGGATCATATAACCTTAGAGCTAAATAGTTTAGGTTCTAGTTTAGATAGGCAAAGGTATACTAAAGCGTTATTAGATTACCTTAAACCATTTCATGATCAACTTGATGACGATTCTATAAAAAGGCTGGCTAAAAATCCCTTAAGAATACTTGACTCAAAGGTTTCTACTACACAAAAAATCCTTGAAAATGCCCCTAAGCTTATGGATTTTATAGAGACTGAATTATTGGAAAGGTTTCAACAAACGTGTCAATATGTAGAGTCATTAGGTATTAAATACACGGTTAATAAGAATTTGGTGCGTGGTCTTGACTATTATAGTGGTTTAGTTTTTGAATGGACTACAGATAAGCTCGGTGCTCAAAGTGCAGTTTGTGCCGGTGGTAGGTATGATAAGTTAATAGATGATCTTGGTGGCCAAAGTAGTGGCGCCATAGGTTTTGCAATAGGTATAGAAAGACTTTTACTTTTGTTAGAAACTCTAGGTAAATTACCTTCACAAAATAGTGTATGTGACGTATTTTTCATATTAGAAAAAGAAAGTTTGTATAAAACATTAGCTCTAGTTGATTATATACGTTATGAGCTTAGTAGTTTAAAATTTGATATGGATTTGAAGTTTGGTAGTTTCAAATCACAATTTAAGAAAGCAGATAAATCTGGAGCGAAGATCGCAGTAATAATTGGTTCTGAGGAGTTAGAAAAACGTCAAGCTGTGATAAAGTATTTGCAAGAAAATAAGCCCCAGCACCAAGTTGGATTTGAAGAGCTAATAAACTTTTTAGAAAAATAA
- a CDS encoding MFS transporter — protein MKLYNIKGYAWIVVGLSSFLLIDKYIMNVSPSLIANELMSSFSINATQMSAMVSLFLWSVVFCQFFVAGPIIDKLGFRKVSFFSLILSAIGLLLFVLAADIHSFLLGCVSRLMIGVGASFATVGYIKAAAVWFDPRKFAFVCSFLMSAAMTGALLGQVPLVYLIELTGSWHSALISYACFSIVIAFLYLALVRDYNPHASFSNQLRQKTGTLEGIKKVLLNENNWYLTMYTGLTFTTIDVFGGIWGNNYFRGLYGVDAKEASYIVSMMFLGLAIGSPVIGKLSEKFDNRVNIMVFFHIIATVALAVVLEFKLTPAISGTLLFIFGFCLGVYMLAFAIGNRINPIVVAATVAALINTGEPLLGALFDPLIGYFLDMTWSGQYIDMHNNIVNIATDGAHRYFSINAYHRAFLILVFSMFISFFLLILVKDKEVK, from the coding sequence ATGAAATTATACAACATAAAAGGTTATGCCTGGATCGTGGTAGGGTTAAGTTCATTTTTACTTATTGATAAGTATATTATGAATGTTTCTCCTAGCTTAATAGCTAACGAATTGATGAGTAGTTTCTCTATCAATGCTACACAAATGAGCGCGATGGTTTCGCTTTTTCTGTGGTCTGTTGTTTTTTGTCAGTTTTTTGTTGCTGGGCCTATCATCGATAAACTAGGGTTTAGGAAAGTAAGTTTCTTTTCTCTTATATTGTCAGCTATAGGATTATTACTATTTGTTCTTGCTGCTGATATACATAGTTTTCTCTTGGGGTGTGTTTCAAGACTGATGATAGGTGTAGGAGCATCTTTTGCTACTGTTGGATATATCAAAGCAGCAGCTGTATGGTTTGATCCGCGCAAGTTTGCTTTTGTGTGTAGCTTTTTAATGTCAGCAGCAATGACAGGTGCTTTACTTGGGCAAGTTCCTTTGGTTTATCTTATAGAACTAACAGGTTCTTGGCATAGTGCTTTAATTAGCTATGCGTGTTTTAGTATAGTTATAGCTTTTCTATATTTAGCTTTAGTTAGAGATTATAATCCTCATGCTTCATTTTCAAACCAATTAAGGCAAAAAACGGGCACTCTTGAAGGTATTAAAAAAGTATTGTTAAACGAAAACAACTGGTATCTAACCATGTATACAGGTCTGACTTTTACTACTATAGATGTGTTTGGAGGTATTTGGGGTAATAATTACTTTAGAGGATTATATGGTGTTGATGCTAAAGAAGCTTCTTATATAGTTTCTATGATGTTTTTAGGTTTAGCTATAGGTTCGCCTGTTATAGGGAAATTATCAGAGAAGTTTGATAATAGAGTTAATATAATGGTTTTCTTTCATATTATTGCTACAGTAGCTTTAGCAGTAGTGCTTGAATTTAAACTTACTCCGGCAATATCTGGTACTTTATTATTTATATTTGGTTTTTGCTTGGGTGTATATATGTTAGCTTTTGCAATAGGCAATCGTATTAATCCTATAGTAGTAGCTGCAACTGTAGCTGCTCTTATAAATACAGGCGAACCATTATTGGGAGCATTATTTGACCCACTTATAGGATACTTCTTAGATATGACATGGAGTGGTCAATACATAGATATGCATAATAATATTGTAAATATCGCCACTGACGGAGCTCATAGATACTTTAGTATTAATGCTTATCATAGAGCGTTTTTAATATTGGTGTTTAGCATGTTTATATCGTTTTTCCTACTAATATTAGTAAAGGATAAGGAAGTTAAATAA
- the zapE gene encoding cell division protein ZapE, protein MTLEQVYFAKIKQLGLKVDPLQLEAIQSLQRIIDELTTKKKPKKLFFNKFIYPHIRGFYMWGGVGRGKTFIMDIFYNEVPTSKKKRQHFSHFMKDIHTRLRSYQGSKNPISKVAYDIAKDTQLICFDEFFVEDIADAMILGNIFKELFSLGVVLVATSNIEPQRLYLNGLQRELFLPAIDVLIANVDVLNLDSGVDYRFRLPNEYLNYLYPYNEANRKNFFDKFFLSNKYFDKDLKINVLNRDIDVILVSFKDVCFDFKAICGDGRSANDYIEICKIYRQIFVYNLKSFSQANEDMARRFISLIDECYDQNKKVIILADCDFKEIYKGKRLSFEFQRTISRLNDMQNPGFGVLDG, encoded by the coding sequence ATGACCTTAGAGCAAGTATATTTTGCAAAAATAAAACAGTTAGGGTTGAAAGTTGATCCACTACAGCTTGAAGCTATACAGTCTTTGCAGAGAATAATAGATGAGCTGACGACAAAAAAAAAGCCTAAAAAACTTTTTTTTAACAAATTTATTTACCCCCACATTAGAGGATTTTATATGTGGGGCGGTGTGGGACGAGGTAAAACTTTCATTATGGATATTTTTTATAATGAAGTACCTACATCAAAGAAAAAACGTCAGCATTTTTCTCATTTTATGAAAGATATTCATACTCGTCTGCGTAGTTACCAAGGGAGTAAAAACCCTATTTCAAAGGTAGCTTATGACATCGCAAAAGATACTCAACTTATTTGCTTTGATGAATTTTTTGTTGAAGATATTGCGGATGCTATGATTTTAGGTAATATTTTTAAAGAGCTGTTTAGTTTAGGTGTGGTCTTGGTAGCAACTTCAAATATCGAACCTCAAAGACTATATTTAAATGGCTTACAAAGAGAGCTGTTCTTACCTGCAATAGATGTGCTGATAGCAAATGTTGATGTTTTAAACCTTGATTCAGGAGTAGATTACCGTTTTCGCTTACCAAATGAATATCTTAATTATTTATACCCATATAATGAAGCTAACAGGAAAAATTTTTTTGATAAGTTTTTTTTAAGTAATAAATACTTTGATAAAGATTTGAAGATAAACGTTTTAAATAGGGATATCGATGTTATTTTAGTTAGTTTCAAAGATGTTTGCTTTGATTTTAAGGCAATTTGTGGTGATGGACGTAGTGCTAATGATTACATTGAAATTTGTAAAATCTATAGACAGATATTTGTCTACAATCTAAAAAGTTTTAGTCAGGCAAATGAGGATATGGCTAGGAGATTTATCTCGTTAATAGATGAATGCTATGATCAAAATAAAAAAGTTATAATTTTGGCAGATTGTGACTTTAAAGAAATTTATAAGGGCAAGAGATTAAGCTTTGAGTTCCAACGAACTATAAGCCGACTTAACGATATGCAGAACCCTGGTTTTGGAGTCTTAGATGGCTAG
- a CDS encoding RluA family pseudouridine synthase, translating into MASVQYLEVSDDVIEQRIDNYLIGRFTKLPKPLIYRWIRKGELRVNKKRVKQTSRVSSGDIIRIPPFSVQDDTQPVKINQSHLDFLEKIILYETDDYIVVNKPSGIAVHGGSGVNSGLVERLRQLRPQARRLDLVHRLDKETSGCVLLAKKHSALVYFFDLFKQRKVDKVYYTIVHGFWDKNIKRIDLPLKRTETKDGQRIVKVDKKEGKTAITNILSVEHLPGEYSLLKLKLETGRTHQIRVHCKAMGHPIVADKKYGFVSVDEKLAKQGIDKLLLHASKLEFFDEKQQQKITIEANLDERFYKFL; encoded by the coding sequence ATGGCTAGTGTACAATATTTAGAAGTTTCTGATGATGTTATTGAGCAACGAATAGATAATTATCTGATTGGCAGATTTACTAAGTTACCTAAACCTTTGATATATCGCTGGATTAGAAAGGGTGAGTTGCGGGTAAATAAAAAAAGAGTTAAGCAAACTTCCCGTGTAAGTTCTGGAGATATAATTAGGATTCCTCCTTTTAGTGTTCAAGATGATACGCAACCAGTTAAAATCAATCAGTCACATTTAGATTTTTTAGAGAAGATTATCTTATATGAAACGGATGACTATATAGTAGTAAATAAACCCTCTGGAATAGCTGTACATGGTGGCTCAGGGGTTAACTCTGGGCTTGTTGAAAGACTTAGGCAGCTGCGTCCACAAGCTAGGCGTCTGGATTTGGTTCATAGGCTTGACAAAGAAACATCTGGTTGTGTGCTGTTAGCTAAAAAGCATAGCGCATTGGTATATTTTTTTGATTTATTTAAACAAAGAAAAGTAGACAAAGTTTACTATACTATAGTTCATGGGTTTTGGGATAAGAATATTAAAAGAATAGATTTGCCTCTTAAAAGAACAGAAACAAAAGATGGGCAGAGAATAGTTAAAGTTGATAAAAAAGAAGGTAAAACAGCTATTACTAATATTTTGTCTGTTGAACATTTACCTGGGGAATATAGCTTACTTAAGTTAAAGTTAGAGACAGGGAGAACACATCAAATAAGAGTGCATTGTAAAGCTATGGGACACCCGATCGTTGCAGATAAAAAGTATGGGTTTGTTAGTGTTGATGAAAAGCTGGCTAAACAAGGTATAGATAAGCTTTTGTTGCATGCTAGTAA